The nucleotide window TCTTCATTTTCAAGGCTTTTATACTTTCTGCAGAAGATAGGATATTCTTTGCCTTCTTCATAACGCACAATATACCAGTATTCATTAAAGAAATAAGGCAGAGATTCATCATCTTTTTTATAGCGTGCCTTCATTTCTTCGAAAAGCTCTTCCTGAAGAGCTTCAGTATCTTTCATGATAAATTCCGCGTAGGCATTTTCTTCCTCAATGTATTTGATAACTTCAGGGTTTTCTCTTTCATTCAGCCAGAAATAATTATCAATTCTTTTATCGCCGTGGGTTTCTAGTATTTTTTCAATTTTTTTTGCCTGTGGAGCTTTCATCCGGGGTATTTTATTTTTTTTATCGAATTGGAATTCTATACTTTTTTCTTCTGAAACTAAGTAATTTAAGTATAAATCAATTCAATATTAATTTTTGTTCAAATTTAGGTAAAAAAAAACCATCTTCCCTTTATTGAAAAGATGGTTGATTGTATTTTTATAGTAAAGACTATTTGTGAAGTGCTTTAATATACTTTTCCAGGGCCATTGTCATGGAAGGAGTTTCCTTCGTAGGCGCCATTAAATCTACTTTTAATCCTGCTTCTTCCGCCGCTGCCAAAGTCGTGTTTCCAAAAACTCCGATTTTGGTTTCTTCCTGCTTGAAGTCAGGGAAATTTTGTTGCAGTGATTTGATTCCCTGCGGACTGAAGAAAATCAACATGTCATAATCTTTGACGTTGATATCTGTAAGGTCGCTGCATACGGTGCGGTACATAATTGCTCTTGTCCAGTCTACATTAGATGCATCCATGGTTTTTACAATATCCGGACTTAGAACATCTGAAGATGGCAACAGATATTTTTCAGTAGGGAATTTTTTGAAAAGAGGAAGCAGGTCTGAGAAATTTTTCTCCCCAAAGCTGATTTTTCTTTTTCTGTACACAATATGCTTTTGAAGATAGTTGGCAATTGCTTCCGACTGGCAGATGTATCTCATCGTGTCCGGAACGGCAAAACGCAATTCCTCTGCGAGTCTGAAGTAATGGTCAATCGCATTTTTACTGGTAAAAATAATACCGGTATACTGCGTCAGATCTATTTTCTGTGTTCTGAGCTCTTTATTGTCAACCCCTTCGACGTGGATAAATGGACGGAAATCAATCTTTATTTTTTCCTTCTTCGCTATATCCAGATATGGAGAAGACTCACTAGGCGCTGGTTGAGAAACCAATATAGACTTTATTCTCATCATTGACTTTTATTAAAAAAATAACAACTTCCAAAGCAATAATAATGGTGCAATTTGGAGGGTGCAAATATACAAAAATTTATAATACCATTTCTCCGGAAGAATCTTGTTCTTGTGAAATAAATAGAAAAAAACCTTGAAAATGAATACAAAAGAAAAGAAGCAGAAATAATATAAAAACATTTTATTTCTGTCTATCGGGAAGTAATAGTGGGCTACACAAAGAATTATTAGCAAAAAAGAAAGAATGAAATAAAATTTTGTGGAGGTAAAATAAAAAATAGTCCATTTTTTTCCATCCCCTATACTTTGATAAAATAAAAACCCTAATGTGGATTTTATTAAATAAAAAAACATCACAACCAGCAAAGTATACCCGAATTTATTAAGCTGATATCCTAAAAGCTGAAGATCCGCAATAAATTTCGGTACAACAGGAACATATTGTGAGATTAATACAGAAAGGGTAAGGGTGGTTACACAGGATGTAATTATCCAGCTGGGAAGGTTATTACTTGCATCAAAATATTTCTGAAGCAGAAAATCTTTGAGACTGGCATCCCTTTCTATGACGTTCATCATAAAAACATACAAAAAGATACAGCCCACAAGGATGAAGATTACCCAATCATTATTCTCAGGTATTCTTACGTGATTGATGAAGTGTTGTTGTGATGATGGCAAAATTTAAGTTTTTTATTTATTATTTAACTTCGGATTACACAGTGCGGCATAGATTTTCCTATCACCTGATCCATGAATCTGCAGTTAAAATATTTGCTCTCATCGATTTTACGTATTGTTCAGATCTGTTGAATAAAAGTTTCTGTTTCATCCGCTTAATCCCCGAGAAATATTTTTGCAAAATTATAGATTATTTTGTATAAAATAAAAAGGTTAAATAAACTATCTTTGCAAACTGAAATGAAAAAACTCGTCATCATCCCAACCTATAACGAAAAGGAAAATATTGAAAATATTATTTCCGCGGTTTTTGCTTTGGAAGATGACTTTCATATTTTAGTAGTAGACGATACTTCTCCGGACGGAACAGCAGAGGTTGTAAAGGAATTGCAGAAGAAATATCCGCATTATCTCCACCTGTCAGTAAGGCATGTGAAAGATGGTCTGGGAAAAGCATATATTCATGGGTTTAAATGGGCTATTGAAAATAAATACGATTATATTTTTGAAATGGATGCCGATTTTTCACATAATCCGAATGACCTGCCAAGGCTTTTCGAAGCCTGTTTAAATGCCGATATGGCCATCGGTTCCCGCTACTCAAAAGGGGTAAATGTGGTGAACTGGCCTATGGGAAGAGTATTGCTTTCTTACTTTGCCTCAAAATATGTAAGGTTTGTGCTGGGACTGCCAATTCATGATACGACAGCAGGATTTGTCTGCTTTTCAAGAAAGGTATTGGAAGAAATAGGGTTGGATAATGTAAAATTAAAAGGTTATGGGTTTCAGATAGAAATGAAATTCAGAGCATTTAAAAAAGGCTTCAGAATTGTAGAAGTTCCCATTATATTTACCAACAGAATTTTAGGAGAGAGCAAAATGAACGGCGGAATTATCCATGAGGCCGTTTTCGGAGTATTGAACTTAAAATGGAAATCAATCATCAACAGACTATGAAACTGATGAAAAAGCTGATCCTTATTTTCGTTTTGCTGGGGCTGTTTTCGTGTGGCGATTATATTGATAAGCCTAAAAATCTTATTGATAAAGGTATGATGGCAGAAATAATTGCCGATCTTGCGATCAATGATCAGGCTATCTATGTATATCCTGACAAAAATATGGAAGCAGGTACAAGAGCTGTCCTGAAATCATATAAGGTAAAGCCTGATGATTTTGTAGACAGTTTCAAATACTATGTAATTAAAGAAGAAATGGATGGGATTGCCAATGATGCACAGGAAATATTACTGAAAAAAGATCCCAAAGCAGATAAATACGTAAAGGATAAAATAAAACAGAATGGTGCTGTAATGCCTTTAGTAAGGTAAAAGGGCATACAGGTTCTGTCCGCAAGGAATCACTGATAAAACAGTGCATTAAAAAAGTATAGAGATGAAATTTTTTAATATAGAAAAAACCTCTGAAGGAAAAGCAAGAGCAGGGGAAATTACCACAGATCACGGGAAGATACAGACGCCTATTTTTATGCCTGTGGGAACTGTAGCAAGTGTAAAAACAGTTCATCAGAGAGAATTAAAAGAAGACATTAAAGCCCAGATCATTCTGGGAAATACTTATCACCTTTACCTTCGTCCCGGTATGGAGACGATGCAGGATGCGGGTGGTTTACATAAATTCATGAACTGGGACCTTCCTATTCTTACCGATTCAGGAGGTTTTCAGGTATTTTCACTGGCCAGTAACAGAAAGATGACGGAAGAAGGGGCAAGATTCAAGTCTCATATCGACGGAAGTTATCACATGTTTTCCCCGGAGAGATCAATGGAAATTCAAAGACAGATCGGAGCCGATATTTTCATGGCTTTCGATGAATGTACTCCTTATCCGTGCGATTATAACCAGGCAAAATCATCTATGGAGCTTACCCACCGATGGCTAAAGAGATGTATTGAATGGACCAACAATAATCCTGAATTATACGGACATAAGCAAAGACTTTTTCCGATTGTTCAGGGATCTACCTATTCCGATCTTAGAAAAATTTCTGCAGAAGTGATTTCCGAAGCAGGAGCAGAAGGAAATGCTATCGGAGGACTTTCCGTTGGAGAGCCTGAAGAAGAAATGTACAGAATCACAGATGAAGTAACAGATATTCTTCCTAAAGAAAAACCAAGATACCTGATGGGAGTGGGAACTCCTTGGAATATCCTTGAATCTATAGGGTTGGGGATTGATATGATGGATTGCGTAATGCCAACAAGAAATGCAAGAAATGCAATGCTTTTCACATGGCAGGGGGTGATGAATCTTAAAAATGAAAAATGGAAGCGTGACTTTTCTCCTTTGGATGAATTCGGGACCAGCTTTGTAGATCGTGAATATTCAAAAGCGTATCTTCGTCACTTGTTTGTATCTAAAGAATATCTGGCAAAACAGATTGCTTCAATTCATAATCTTGCATTCTATCTGGATCTGGTAAAAGTAGCCAGAGAACATATCATTGCAGGTGACTTCTATGAATGGAAAAACTCTGTGGTACCGGTTCTCAGACAAAGACTATAAGAAAATATGCTTAAAATTGTAGACAGATATATCATAAAAAAATACCTTGGAACTTTCAGTTTCATGCTTGTATTGTTGTCTATAGTTGTCCTGGTAATTGATGTACAGCAGAAAATTCCAAGGATAGAAAATGCCAAAGCCATTGATCCGAAACTGGATCTGATGTATTTCCTGATCCATTTCTATCCCTTCTGGATTATTAATCTGGTGGTGACCTTTCTTTCCATCCTGGTTTTTATTTCGGTGATTTATTTTACCTCCAGAATGGCAAATAATACCGAAATTGTCGCCATCATCAGTAGTGGAGCCAGCTTCCACAGATTTTCCAAGCCTTATCTGGTTACTTCCATTTTTATTGGATTGATCGCCCTTGTGGTGTACCATATGGTGCTGCCATGGGCCAATATCAAGAAAAATGAATTGGAAGCGTATACGTATAATGCAGCCAATAAAGAAAAGATTTTAGGAACAGCACCTGCTTCTTCACAGCTGAGTAAAACCGAATATATCTTCATTGATTCCTGGAATAAAAGAGAAAAAAGAGGATCAAGTTTTGTCTATCAGAAATATGATAAAGACAGAAAAATGACCTACGAGCTAAAAGCCAGTGAAGTATATTGGGACAAAGCCAAAAAGCAGTTTGTCTTAAATAATTATTTGGAAAAAACAATCAATAAAGACAATTCTGAAAAGCTTAATAACGGAATAGAATTAAGGAAAAACTATGGGCATTCCCCGGAAGAGCTTTTCCCGAACGAGCTTTTGGGCCAAAATAAAACCACTCCGGAACTTTTAAAATTTATTGAAAGAGAAAAGGCAAGAGGAAACAGCAATCTCAATTCTTATCTGAATGAGCTTCATCAAAGAACTTCAATGCCTGTATCAATCAT belongs to Chryseobacterium gleum and includes:
- a CDS encoding uroporphyrinogen-III synthase encodes the protein MRIKSILVSQPAPSESSPYLDIAKKEKIKIDFRPFIHVEGVDNKELRTQKIDLTQYTGIIFTSKNAIDHYFRLAEELRFAVPDTMRYICQSEAIANYLQKHIVYRKRKISFGEKNFSDLLPLFKKFPTEKYLLPSSDVLSPDIVKTMDASNVDWTRAIMYRTVCSDLTDINVKDYDMLIFFSPQGIKSLQQNFPDFKQEETKIGVFGNTTLAAAEEAGLKVDLMAPTKETPSMTMALEKYIKALHK
- a CDS encoding DUF4271 domain-containing protein, yielding MMNVIERDASLKDFLLQKYFDASNNLPSWIITSCVTTLTLSVLISQYVPVVPKFIADLQLLGYQLNKFGYTLLVVMFFYLIKSTLGFLFYQSIGDGKKWTIFYFTSTKFYFILSFLLIILCVAHYYFPIDRNKMFLYYFCFFSFVFIFKVFFYLFHKNKILPEKWYYKFLYICTLQIAPLLLLWKLLFF
- a CDS encoding polyprenol monophosphomannose synthase; protein product: MKKLVIIPTYNEKENIENIISAVFALEDDFHILVVDDTSPDGTAEVVKELQKKYPHYLHLSVRHVKDGLGKAYIHGFKWAIENKYDYIFEMDADFSHNPNDLPRLFEACLNADMAIGSRYSKGVNVVNWPMGRVLLSYFASKYVRFVLGLPIHDTTAGFVCFSRKVLEEIGLDNVKLKGYGFQIEMKFRAFKKGFRIVEVPIIFTNRILGESKMNGGIIHEAVFGVLNLKWKSIINRL
- a CDS encoding DUF4296 domain-containing protein, which gives rise to MEINHQQTMKLMKKLILIFVLLGLFSCGDYIDKPKNLIDKGMMAEIIADLAINDQAIYVYPDKNMEAGTRAVLKSYKVKPDDFVDSFKYYVIKEEMDGIANDAQEILLKKDPKADKYVKDKIKQNGAVMPLVR
- the tgt gene encoding tRNA guanosine(34) transglycosylase Tgt, yielding MKFFNIEKTSEGKARAGEITTDHGKIQTPIFMPVGTVASVKTVHQRELKEDIKAQIILGNTYHLYLRPGMETMQDAGGLHKFMNWDLPILTDSGGFQVFSLASNRKMTEEGARFKSHIDGSYHMFSPERSMEIQRQIGADIFMAFDECTPYPCDYNQAKSSMELTHRWLKRCIEWTNNNPELYGHKQRLFPIVQGSTYSDLRKISAEVISEAGAEGNAIGGLSVGEPEEEMYRITDEVTDILPKEKPRYLMGVGTPWNILESIGLGIDMMDCVMPTRNARNAMLFTWQGVMNLKNEKWKRDFSPLDEFGTSFVDREYSKAYLRHLFVSKEYLAKQIASIHNLAFYLDLVKVAREHIIAGDFYEWKNSVVPVLRQRL
- a CDS encoding LptF/LptG family permease codes for the protein MLKIVDRYIIKKYLGTFSFMLVLLSIVVLVIDVQQKIPRIENAKAIDPKLDLMYFLIHFYPFWIINLVVTFLSILVFISVIYFTSRMANNTEIVAIISSGASFHRFSKPYLVTSIFIGLIALVVYHMVLPWANIKKNELEAYTYNAANKEKILGTAPASSQLSKTEYIFIDSWNKREKRGSSFVYQKYDKDRKMTYELKASEVYWDKAKKQFVLNNYLEKTINKDNSEKLNNGIELRKNYGHSPEELFPNELLGQNKTTPELLKFIEREKARGNSNLNSYLNELHQRTSMPVSIIILTFLALSLSSQKKRGGLGINLAIGISLAFIFVFSFEALKVVSENKSLSPALAMWLPNLVFLPLTLYLYIKRANQ